The DNA window GAATTCTGATGAAGAAGATATGTTGATTGAAGTGGATGTAGATATTAAAGAAAATGAGGTTGCAATTCAAGAGGTCACGGGGGACGAAAGGGTGGTAAAAGAAAAAGTAGTTACACCTAAACCGGCGGTTAAACTCCCTTTCCccacaagaaataagaagaaagaacaacatgagaaaaattttgagaagttcttggagatgttcaagaaacttgagctGAACATTCCCTTCTTagaggcacttgagcaaatgccaacctatgcgaaattcatgaaagatattATTTCAAAGAAGCGGACCATCGAGAGTGatccgattattctaactgaaacttgtagtgttATTTTGCAGGGCATGAAGATTCCGATTAAAACGAAAAATCGAGGTTCAGTGACTATTCCATGTACCATCGGAGACAGGTCGTTCAAGAAAGCTCTCATTGATTTGGGGGCAAGTGTAAGTCTTGTGCCATTATCCATCTACAAAAGATTGGGAATAGGTAAAGTgcaagatacaagaatgacacttcaatttgCTGACCAATCGGTGAAAAGACCTTATGGGGTGGTGGAAGATGTGTTGGTAAAAATTGACAAGTTCGTATTCCCGGTAGATTTTGTCATTCTAGAAATgcctgaagatgaagagataccaatcattttaggaagaccatttttagagaCGGGAAGATGCTTGATCGATATAGAAGAAGGTACGATGACTTTGAAAGTTTACGATGAAGAGCTAAAGATTGATGTGTGAAACACTATGAAGTACAAAGATGACATTGCCAcaagtcaacacattgaggtaattgaTCAAATTGGTGATGAAGAAAACTCCTTGACAACACAAAAGTTACCTTTGGAAAGAGTTTTGAGTTTATCAATCTTTGGAGAAGAAGAGGGAGTTGATGAAAAAGATAGtgaagttttagccatgatggaaacaACGTCATTTGCCAAACATTCTCGCCAAAACCGATGGGAAGAGCTAAGGCAACTGTTAGTTGAAGGAAAtaaagatgaaccaaagaagggggctgaattGAAGCAACTACCGGATAATCTCAAATATGTCTTTCTAGACACCGAAAGTAGATGTCCGGCAATCATAAGTTCTCACCTAGAAATTATCCAAGAAAACAAGCTAGTTGAAGTTTTGAAAAAGCATAAGAGTGCCATGGGGTGGTCAATTGAAGATTTGAAAGGGATTAGTCCTACACTTTGTatgcaca is part of the Vicia villosa cultivar HV-30 ecotype Madison, WI linkage group LG2, Vvil1.0, whole genome shotgun sequence genome and encodes:
- the LOC131650129 gene encoding uncharacterized protein LOC131650129, producing MSQIAQQMTNSQPQGALPSATVTNPRDNNHVNVVTTRSNKSNDKPEKNSDEEDMLIEVDVDIKENEVAIQEVTGDERVVKEKGMKIPIKTKNRGSVTIPCTIGDRSFKKALIDLGASVSLVPLSIYKRLGIGKVQDTRMTLQFADQSVKRPYGVVEDVLVKIDKFVFPVDFVILEMPEDEEIPIILGRPFLETGRCLIDIEEGTMTLKVYDEELKIDV